From the genome of Labrus bergylta chromosome 12, fLabBer1.1, whole genome shotgun sequence, one region includes:
- the dnajc22 gene encoding dnaJ homolog subfamily C member 22, translating to MAKSVMVAYFLWAVGGPLGLHHLYLGRDSHALLWMLTIGGFGFGWVREVFRIPAYVGEVNQDAEKERRVPSVGPVRFAGQVCVGIYFGIVAVIGLNSLRFFYLIVLPLCVGAGVHLVSSIGQQTSDLQKTLTTCLITSPIFYGSSFSPLPISLAASVTAAKHRRFKPPQTPGSTQELGPRLYRLGLAWLAFSAPLGYCIFHNTTATLYYLSDCFAALLDFFWFLPWLRSVLEYILLMPYRILCVITGGGYYEEAWRKVLDILLKEYTEKEKEALQVLSLEVEASLEEITRSYREQAKKWHPDHNPSKDAEAMFVRVQEAYEVLLQHHRPQRFK from the exons ATGGCAAAAAGTGTAATGGTGGCCTACTTTTTGTGGGCAGTAGGTGGGCCTTTGGGCCTTCACCATTTATACTTAGGAAGAGACAGCCATGCTTTGTTGTGGATGCTAACCATTGGTGGATTTGGGTTTGGCTGGGTCAGAGAGGTTTTCCGTATTCCTGCATATGTTGGAGAGGTCAATCaagatgcagagaaagaaagaagagttcCATCAGTCGGCCCTGTCAGATTTGCTGGACAGGTGTGTGTTGGGATCTACTTCGGCATCGTGGCTGTGATCGGACTGAACTCCCTCAGGTTCTTCTACCTGATCGTTCTGCCTCTATGTGTGGGTGCAGGGGTGCACCTGGTGTCCAGTATTGGCCAGCAGACCTCTGATCTCCAAAAAACTTTGACTACTTGTCTCATAACCTCTCCAATATTCTATGGAAGCTCATTTTCACCTCTCCCTATAAGCCTGGCTGCCAGTGTGACTGCAGCAAAGCATCGCAGGTTCAAACCTCCACAAACACCTGGGTCAACACAGGAACTAG GTCCAAGGCTTTACAGGCTTGGTCTAGCCTGGCTGGCCTTCTCTGCTCCTCTGGGTTACTGTATTTTCCATAACACCACAGCCACTCTGTACTACCTGTCTGACTGTTTTGCAGCATTGCTAGACTTTTTCTGGTTTTTGCCTTGGCTCAGAAGTGTATTGGAGTACATACTTCTAATGCCATATCGGATATTGTGTGTTATTACTGGAGGGGGCTACTATGAAGAGGCCTGGAGGAAGGTACTGGACATACTGCTCAAGGAATACACTGAGAAGGAAAAAGAGGCACTTCAG gtacTTTCACTGGAAGTAGAAGCCTCTCTTGAAGAGATAACCCGCAGCTACAGGGAGCAAGCAAAGAAATGGCATCCAGACCACAATCCAAGCAAGGATGCTGAGGCAATGTTTGTGAGGGTCCAGGAGGCTTATGAGGTCCTTCTTCAACACCACAGACCTCAACGAT